One window of the Megalops cyprinoides isolate fMegCyp1 chromosome 2, fMegCyp1.pri, whole genome shotgun sequence genome contains the following:
- the sap130a gene encoding histone deacetylase complex subunit SAP130a gives MSSQQLLKSGVPSSGLEQAQMSNGNNAVVAANQSNTVGGDESSSDAEPAPLDHPPSEDGALPFRDEKQEMVVVRPYPQAQVHGQPQLQHLPVQPGTPVTMSSSPAQLPQGLPLPFSEGPIKAALKTPVPSRLIAPAPAASQGLVTVPPQTPGHVTVTVESSTSPSSAIPVAAISSQQGHSSNLHQLMAANVQIIRGSAPALHITSPAAPPHSFTTHLPRGAAAAAVISSSKGSAVLRPIPNVGSCQPSVQHIIHQPVQSCPTITTSTTVPPAVVAPITAARAQSPVITMAATHSAEIAHGRAGLAIHPQSAAISIQRPPPSWDAAPRITLPSHPAVGAQKPQVPHGTAQKSIFSSVTPVAAATVAPILATSTAPVTTTTVSVPHTQMTTSNVVTVTVPSHSSHATAVTTSTIPVAKVVPQPIAHSSARIHTDYPGDRANLISISGHCSSPNPVAMEARSDNRQPVPMQFQYILPTYSSPPYPLPHAYTPITSSVSTIRQYPVTPQAPSSAIPIQAGVSVASAVHLNPMQLMTVDRIGLQSAQMSAQGIQPVTLGTQGIQPATVGAQGLHIPAPVSIQQQQQQPQAEAKAPCSQNVVLADGSTLIPNPISSAFSITQAITTEMQSHPQSSSSTPTLVSSPRPSILRKKPANEGTAMWRNLIPAQPNEGTSPRMDNTLRSMSGSPRPSGVKFKPDVQIAVTSTVMAAVEALPSQGSEQQATASPAQQPPQADPAVLAEVAPPSQTTAMLSSISAAVSVTQPLPTSLSDVLAQPTQPAASCTAASIIGSTLQEIKIKQEVEPMDTSKQVPSVTPSTAPMLTPLDSSLNAPSGDTIPGASPRKKPRKQQHVISTEESEMMETNCTDEEKATARTPLPRSEKHKSLPEEFVDDEGIRYVPVHPRPSITMLRHYRNPWKAAYHHYQRYSDVRVKEEKKGTLQDMANQKGVACRAQGWKIHLCAAQLLQLTNLEHDVYSRLMSLQEGLIPKKSPGADDDLHCIDELIQGNMQRCKLVMDQVTEARDIMMKVLDHRDRVIKLLDKNGGTKKGLRLKLKDRA, from the exons ATGAGCTCCCAGCAGTTGCTGAAGTCCGGAGTGCCTTCCTCTGGTTTGGAACAAGCCCAGATGTCCAACGGGAATAATGCAGTCGTTGCGGCAAACCAGTCAAACACAG TGGGGGGAGACGAGAGTAGTAGTGATGCCGAGCCTGCTCCGCTAGACCACCCGCCCAGCGAGGATGGGGCCTTGCCTTTCCGCGATGAAAAACAGGAGATGGTAGTGGTCCGGCCCTACCCACAGGCACAGGTCCATGGGCAGCCCCAGCTCCAGCACCTGCCAGTTCAGCCTGGCACACCTGTCACCATGTCGTCCTCACCAGCCCAGCTCCCCCAGGGCCTGCCCCTCCCCTTCAGTGAGGGACCCATTAAG GCTGCCTTGAAGACACCCGTGCCCAGTCGCCTCATTGCCCCCGCACCAGCTGCCAGCCAGGGCCTTGTCACAGTGCCACCCCAGACGCCAGGTCACGTCACTGTCACCGTGGAGAGCAGCACTTCTCCGAGCTCAGCTATACCAGTGGCTGCCATCAGCAGCCAGCAG GGCCATTCGAGTAACCTGCACCAACTGATGGCGGCCAATGTGCAGATCATTCGGGGCAGTGCACCTGCGCTCCACATAACGTCCCCTGCAGCACCTCCACACTCCTTCACCACCCATTTACCCAGAG gagcagctgcagcagctgtgatATCCAGCTCCAAAGGGTCTGCGGTTCTGCGGCCCATCCCAAATGTGGGTTCCTGCCAACCCTCAGTGCAGCACATCATCCACCAGCCCGTTCAG TCCTGCCCCACCATCACTACGTCCACAACAGTGCCGCCTGCTGTGGTGGCCCCCATCACAGCCGCCAGGGCCCAGTCCCCTGTCATCACCATGGCTGCCACTCACTCGGCAGAGATTGCACACGG ACGTGCAGGGCTGGCCATCCACCCGCAGTCGGCTGCTATCAGCATCCAGCGGCCTCCCCCGTCATGGGACGCAGCCCCGCGCATCACCCTGCCCTCACACCCCGCTGTCGGTGCACAGAAGCCCCAGGTGCCCCATGGCACAGCACAG AAGTCCATCTTCAGCAGTGTGACTCCTGTTGCTGCAGCGACGGTGGCTCCCATCTTGGCCACCAGCACAGCACCGGTGACCACCACCACGG TCTCTGTTCCCCACACCCAGATGACCACCAGCAATGTTGTCACTGTGACAGTACCCTCTCACTCCTCTCATGCCACAGCGGTCACCACCTCCACCATCCCCGTGG CGAAAGTGGTCCCTCAGCCCATTGCGCACAGCTCTGCACGCATCCACACTGACTACCCCGGGGACAGGGCCAACCTCATCTCCATCTCCGGCCACTGCTCCTCCCCCAACCCTGTCGCCATGGAGGCCAGGAGTGACAACAG GCAACCGGTGCCCATGCAGTTCCAGTACATCCTGCCCACCTACTCGTCCCCTCCGTACCCACTGCCTCATGCATATACCCCCATCACCAGCTCTGTCTCCACCATTCGGCAGTACCCAG TGACTCCTCAGGCTCCCAGCTCAGCGATTCCCATCCAGGCTGGAGTCAGCGTGGCGTCTGCCGTCCACCTGAACCCCATGCAGCTGATGACAGTGGACCGAATTGGCCTGCAGTCTGCACAGATGAGCGCACAGGGCATTCAGCCCGTGACCTTGGGCACCCAGGGGATTCAGCCAGCGACAGTTGGAGCCCAGGGCCTGCACATCCCCGCGCCAGTCAgcattcagcagcagcagcagcagccacaggCAGAGGCAAAGGCACCATGTAGTCAGAATG TGGTTCTAGCGGATGGCTCTACCCTCATTCCCAACCCTATCAGCAGCGCCTTCAGCATCACACAAGCCATCACCACGGAGATGCAATCAcacccacagagcagcagcagcactcccACGCTGGTGTCCTCACCCAGACCCAGCATCCTCCGCAAGAAGCCTGCCAATGAAGG GACTGCCATGTGGAGAAACCTGATCCCCGCCCAGCCAAATGAGGGCACTAGCCCCAGAATGGACAATACATTGAGGAGCATGTCAGGATCCCCAAGACCTTCGGG AGTGAAGTTCAAGCCAGACGTCCAAATTGCTGTTACTTCGACGGTGATGGCTGCTGTGGAAGCCCTGCCCAGTCAGGGCAGTGAACAGCAGGCTACAGCCTCTCCCGCACAGCAGCCCCCCCAGGCTGATCCTGCCGTCCTGGCAGAGGTTGCACCCCCCTCCCAGACCACCGCTATGCTTTCTTccatctctgcagctgtgtctgtcaccCAGCCCCTCCCTACCTCTTTGTCAGATGTCTTGGCCCAGCCCACCCAACCAGCAGCTAGTTGCACGGCAGCATCCATAATTGGTTCAACCCTTCAAGAGATCAAGATCAAACAAGAGGTGGAGCCTATGGACACCTCAAAACAAG TGCCATCTGTGACCCCCAGCACCGCCCCCATGCTCACTCCTTTGGACAGCTCACTGAATGCCCCCAGTGGGGACACGATCCCTGGTGCCTCTCCCAGGAAGAAGCCTCGTAAGCAGCAGCACGTCATCTCCACTGAGGAGAGCGAGATGATGGAGACCAACTGCACCGATGAGGAGAAGGCCACTGCCAGGACCCCGCTCCCCAGGTCTGAGAAGCACAAGTCCCTTCCCGAGGAATTTGTTG ATGACGAAGGCATCCGCTATGTGCCAGTGCACCCACGCCCCTCCATCACCATGCTCCGTCACTACCGCAACCCCTGGAAGGCCGCCTACCACCACTACCAGAGATACAGTGATgtcagggtcaaag AGGAGAAGAAGGGCACTCTACAGGACATGGCCAATCAGAAGGGGGTGGCGTGCAGAGCTCAGGGATGGAAGATTCACCTGTGTgcagcacagctgctgcagctg ACGAACTTAGAACATGACGTGTACAGCCGGCTCATGAGTCTCCAGGAGGGTCTTATCCCAAAGAAGAGCCCGGGGGCTGACGACGACCTGCATTGCATCGATGAGCTCATCCAG GGAAACATGCAGCGCTGTAAACTGGTGATGGACCAGGTCACTGAGGCCCGCGACATCATGATGAAGGTGCTGGACCACAGGGACCGAGTCATTAAGCTCCTTGATAAGAACGGCGGTACCAAGAAGGGCTTGAGGTTGAAGCTCAAGGACAGGGCCTAG